The Panicum virgatum strain AP13 chromosome 3N, P.virgatum_v5, whole genome shotgun sequence genome includes the window cttaatcttctgctttaagcccaacttgctttcggcccataaatttgTTAATTTATAGCGATAACAATCTCTCCAGCCATTTCTTCTTCATTCCGAGCGTTGCGCGCATGCCTATAGTCTATAGAGCAGCTCAAACGGAGGCTCCATTGTCTTTAACTGCTAAAATTGTTTCCTCAAAACTAAAACACACACCAGTACATGAAGTATTTGTAATGGCACCTTAATTTTGCTAGCGGTCATCATTGCCAACCGTCAGCACAATCCCCTATATTTATGCTGGCATTTGACATGAGCAGCATAAATCGATTTGTCCCGGTGCACAAATCATTTTTCCTATTACaaaaaattaatatttttttaaatgaaGTCGGATGAAGAAAAATTTTATGCGAAAGTTATAGAGCTCGACGAGATCTAAAATTTTTTATTGTCAATATTTTCATTCAAGACCATTTACTAGaccaaatattttttaccatttCAGAAATCAGATCATAAACCTCCAAGTTAGATATAGACAAGCTAAGATAATATCTGACCTCGTATCCAAGTTATAGAATTTGACTAGATCTAAAATCTTGTAGTTGATAATATTTTCATTCAAGACCCTTTACTAGATCAAATATTCGTTCCCATTTCAGAAATCAGATCACAAACCTTATGTCCAAGTTAGATATAGACAATCTGAGATAAAAACAGACCTTATATCCAAGTTATAGAATTTAACGAGATCTAAAATGTAgttgataattttttttattaaagaTCGTTTATTAGGCCAAATATTCGTTGTCGTTTCAGAAATCTACTATTAAAATAATaattaaatttttaaataaccTTGGATGAACATGTCAGACTCGGGACAACGGGACTGCTCATacgcatagaatgttctagagtaagggatagtgcatggatgtaccttacatcttttgtaactacccaaataggtgtagaactagctgcagtacaagaaaactacccgaccgGATTGTAATGGAACTCCAAGTGTACTTGGCtatgactttccatgtaaccatgtCCCCCCAGAGTATATAAGGACGGGCAGAGAtccctcaaaacacatcaacacctaaggcaatacaagcaaccacacagcacgtagggtattacgcacctcgcggcccgaacgtgtctaaatccttgtgttccttgcaccatcgagttccagagctagtcgatcccttgcctacaatcatactgctaagggtatccctgagcaagcTTGGCGGCTAAATACCGACAGAAAATGAACTTTATACAAAGTTGTAGTGCTCGATAAGATCTATAGTTTTGTAATTGACAACTTTTTAATTTGAGATTATTTAGAGTGTCAAGCACACAATATAAGATCGGAAAAAGTGATATAAAAACAATAACATATCTTAGAAAGAGAAGATATAATGTGTAGATGAGATAGTAAGGAAAGAAAGTGCGAAACAAAGCTCACAAGTTCGAACCATGTGCACCGTATATGCTTGAAAAAATTGTTTAACTTGTGTCAAATGATGAATTGTTGGAAGTAGAGGGGCCTAATAAAATgtgaaaatattttcttttcattttataTTTTAATATTAATTTTTAAAATGATTAAAATTGGTTTGTGCTGGCGACCCTTAAGACTACCGCCAGCACAAATGTATTTGCGCCGGTGGTTGTGCACCCACCAAGATTGCTGTCCGGTGTTAAATCCAACAGGACAAATACGTTTTGACTGTAATTACAAATACCTTCTATAGTAATGACATTGCCCCAAAATCCAACCACAAGATTTTGCAGTTTAAGAGCATCTCCCGCAACTCTTTATATCTTtagaaatatatattttagttaAGGTAAAAAAACTCTCCAACAATTTTTCAATTGGATATCTAAATATAAATATCATCTGTTTCGGATTTCTCGCTAGCTAAAAATAGCTTGCTCTCTAGACTACGtacaaacataaaaaaatattggagagtaaaaaatatagaaaatattttttacttAAATAACGCTCTAAATAATGATTTAGAGTGTAGATTTTAGAAAGTCTATCTATGCTTTAACATCCGTTATTTCTAAACGTGCTTTGGCCGTGTTTAGATCAAAAatctcaaaattcaaaatttttataaatcaccTACATGGTATACTAAATATAGTCGAAAAAttaatcgcattacacaaatagactgtaaatcgcgagacgaatctaatgagactaattagaACATAATTAGACACTAAGTTGCTACTGTAAATATatgctaatgatgaattaattaggctcatttgattcgtctcgtagtttacaaacaagatctataattagttttgtgattagtctatatttaatacttcaaatgttgaaaaaTTCCTTTCCAAAATCTCAAAATCCATGATTCATGTTCGGCTGATCTGATCAACAGTGCGGCTTGACTTATTTACTCTCACACAATACTATTTATTCTACAAGCCAAGCACTATTTATTCTACTAGCTCAACTGTGCTCGGCACTCTCCGTAATTTGTAACTCACAAACAGCTACCAGTACCAGGCGTCAAGGCGTGCTCTGTAAAGTGCAAAAGGAATAGCAGCGACGCCGGCACCTCTCTAAATCTGGAACCGTCGTCCATCGCCATCAGGATCGGATTCGGATCTCGTCTCCTCTGCAATCGATCAGGATAACCTAATCCATCCACCATCCCAGCTTTCGCAATCAGACGCCACCatcacgccgccgtcgccgtcgccacctGCCCGGGTCCCCACGCTGTAATCCTCTCACCGCAAAACCGCCCTTCCCGGTGCCCGCCCTGAAaccgcgcgcgtcgcccgcccATAGAGAGAGGAGGCACCGACGACGGCTTGGTCCGCCACCGAATCACCTACCCGCGCTGTCCCTTGGACAGAGCCAGAGCAGAGACACCTCGAGCAGGCGCCAGGCGGACCCAGGAAGCCGCTGGCCATGGCGACGACGAGGCCGGCGCGCAGCGATCCGCACCTtccgccggaggaggcggcgcgcctGGAGGCCGAGGTGCGGGGCTACTTCGACAGCGTCGCGCCGAGGCGCCCGGCCAAGCCGCCGCGCAGCGACCCGTCGGAGGACGGCGGcacggaggccggcgccggggacCACGACCTGCCGGAGCTCCGCAAGCTGCGCGACCTCGAGGCGAAGCCCCAGGTCAGCCGCTTTTGCCTTTCACCTTGGTGGTACTCGAATTCTTGATTCGTGTTTCGCCGTTGAAATCGATCGGTGGACCGTGGACGTAAGCGTGGCGCCTTGTCGTGTGCAGAAACTGGTGCTGGACGGAGCAGGGGATgtggacggcgaggaggagtaCGGGGAGACGCGGTACTACGACGGGCTCATAGGCATCGACAAGCAGCATCACACGGTAAGCTTTGAATGTTTGCCCTCTTTAGGGAAAAATTGTGTTACTGAATCTGTAAATTCCAGTTGTGCGTGACAAACTGCTTGTCGGTGCAGTAGGTTGGCCGAGTTGTAAGATAggattctgttttttttttcacgaaCGTGccagcacgtatttcattaagaggaagattATTTTTTAGGATCCTGTAGGTAATCACTCTATCCATAGTTAGTTATTGTTCTTCGTTTGATCTTATCATGTCAATGTGTCTGCCGTCTGGCGATAGCTGCTTTTGAACTCTTGATTGAAATCCTCACATCTTAACTGCATTCAAGGAATAAAGTTTGTTCACACAAGGGTTTAGTGTAATTTTCACCGGAATGGTGTTTAATTTGCTTGCACAACTGATTGCAGTCACAAGAGAAATACTTTTCTTATAGGTACCAGAGAAGTACTAGTCAATTACCATCATGTTTCTTGTTTTTTCCAGTCCTCTTTCAGCATGCTCGTTATTAGAGTCACTATCAGTTGTCCAATTGTCCTTCAAAAATGCTATGATTAGCTAAATATGCATTAGGAGTATGTGTTTTTCATGAAATATGAATGGGCTATGAAAATCTGAAGATTGCTTTACACTTTGATTTCTTTTTAAAAGTAATAGCAAGAGCACCGCCAGTACTTCATTGAACAGAACAACATAAAAGTTTTAGAACAAGAGTGTAAAGAACATTTTCATTGATAAGTGCAGTTTGTGAAACCTGGCAAGAGCTGTATGGTAGGAACCTAAGGTCATGCCCAGAATCTCCACATTTGTTGTTTCTGATGGGTGGTAAAACATGGTTCATTAATGGTAAAACTAACTAATCTTGAAACCTCATCCAACTATACCAACAAAGGGAACAGTTTCAATTTCTTTAGCATATATAGTCAGGCTGACTTCATGCATTGGTGGGCTACTACTGGTATAATAAATAAACTGTTCTAAAATGCACGTACCAACGGGCATGGAACATTTTCTAGCTTAagacgtgctcaggcacggtcacTAAAAAAACATTTTCTAGCTTAAGTTGTACTACTCTGCTGAAGGCTCTTCGGCAAAGCAGTATAATCATTCCCAGATGCTGGCATAGGACAACTGAAGTATCAGTAGGAGCATTAGGAACTTGCAATAAACTCAGAGGTTTCAATATTGAGGCCCTTCCTGGTGCTTGCCTGTATGGTATCTCCAGACCAAAAGGAAAATGCAAGGATCCCAAGAACCTATGTTTTATTAGTTTTGGTCCCGGATACTATAGACTCTCTTAGTGGTGGACAATTTTATTTTTCGTTGTAACGTAGTAGTTTTTCTAGTTGCAGTGTGAAATCTTTAACATTTTTACATGGATATATGTTTAACCCGGTCATATTTCTTTGCAGACCGGTACAGGTTTTATCAAAGTGGAGAGACCCAATGGCAGCGCCTTCAGCGTGACTACCAATGGCCACTCGTGTGCCAGCTTTGTCCGATGCACAAGCAATCCTGCGACAAATGATTGGATACCCTCTGCTGATACCGTATGCCAACCAACCAAAACATTGGCGAGCAAGCCAACATTGCATTCTGTGGATCCCTAACTGACTTTTAAATTTGCAGGTCATCCCAGCTTCGAACAAGCCCAGCAGGAGTGACTCCTGACTGGACTTCCTTGCCTTCAGAAAGCGTGGTGAATTATACGCAAATCGTTTCAGGGTACTAATAAAGAGCACCACCGTTCTGTGTGGTGTTCTACGGAAGACGAGCAGAGATCGCGAGGTGCAGAAAGACACAACAGGCAGGTGCACAGGTTTGAGAGGAGATGTGTGCTTAAACCAAGAATGTGTACGGTTACCTCAGCACATGTAACTTGATGCTGCAAGCTACTTACAGAGTCTGACTGAATGTGAGTGGTTTGATCACCACCACCTCCTGATTTAGGAATTTTTGAGCAAAGGAGATGAAACGGATCAGTTCGCTTACAGAGCCGTGGGCTCGAGGCGTGGAACTCTGTGCTGGGccgtctcgccgccgcgcagttACCCTGCTCCGCCAACCCAATTACGACAATGCTCTGCTCTTGGGCCACAGCCGAAGGCACGTGCGGCCCGCCAATTACTCATGATGACCGACACTCGCGCCATtactttctctttctttttcatcCACTCACTCGTCCGTGCGGCGGCCGTTGGGACGGAAGACGGAACCGAGGGAGTCTCCGCCTCCCGAGCCGCTCAGCCTGCTCCCGAGATCCCCCGttcgcggcgccgccgctcagcCGGCTGCTAGCCTAGTCGGCATTGCCTTATTGCGCTGTCCGCCGCACCAGCAACTGGCAGGCAGGTCCGCGTCCACGCTTGCTCGTCCACCGCCGCATCCGCGCATCGTCTTGCACGGTAATTTCGTCGAACACCGGACACGCACCTCCTTTCCCAATGTTCCTCTGTGATTTCCTCGCAAGTTACacgctttctttctttttttgacgGCGAAAAGTCCGCTTTATATATTGAAAGCGAATAAGAGGGTCTATCTTATTCCTTTCCTGGGGAGATACAAATAAATGTTGGTACACTTTGGGATTCTGCACCAAAGAATCTAACCAATTTTGTTTCTCAGTCAAAAACCAGGTCGCCGGTCGCGTAGACGTTGTAGAAGACGGTGGCGCTGAAGTAGAGCGCCGCCGTGAGGGTGAGGAAGGCCTGGAAGGACCCTAGCCACTGCACGAAGTAGCCGGCCCCGATGGTGCTAACTATGGCTGCCACCGTTCCGATGCCGTTCGTGAGCCCTGTTCACGAGGCAGAAGATAGTGTCAGATAGAAAGCCAGAGGAATGCAGCGATGAATACAGCCTACAGGAAACTCATATCTTGTCTGCTAGTGCTAGATCTCGAGTTATCAACATACCGTGCAAGGATCCAGCGTATTTGGGAGCAATGTCCTGCTCGAGAAATAAAGGAAAACACATTCAGTCAGATCGAAGTACAGGAGTGGTGGAAGTAGTAGTACAGAAAGGGAAAATATTGTTCATAGAGTTCAAGGTGGTATGATCACTGATCAGAGCATGAAGGAAACATTACCTGTACATTGCAGAAGTATCCGGCTTGGCTGAAAGAACTCAAGCTCAGGGCAGTGGTCATGAGAACTGCAGCAACTGATGGGGTTTGGGCAAATCTTAAGCATAGCAATGACACACCCGGCCCCATAAAACCAATGGACTGCATTGAAATCAGAATTGTGATGAGTCATTTGTTTCAGATTATGCGAGGGATCAGTTTATTATGTGAACATAGCAAGGCCAAGGCAATTCCCAGGCTTACCTGCATAATTTTCCGAACTAGTCCTATGGAGAAACCAGATTTGATCAGGAAATCTGCAGAGGCTCCTGCAACATAACCAGACATAGCCATGACTGCCCAAGGTATGGCGCTGAACCATGCTGCTTGTTTGAGATTTACATTATAAACCTGTGGTCGCCTTGTGGTTAGAAATAGCTTGGAGTCGTGAATAATATTAATCAACTAGAAGGCCTTTGATCACATACCGTTTTGAAGTACACAGGCATCCACGACAGTAGGACAAAGTAGCCCTGCAAAGTATTTTGAATTTTTGCCGGTGTTAGAATTCGGACACAATATGACTAAACTTTAATGTTGCGAGCCAATCATCCTTACCCAGTTGTTGACCACATTGGCTACAGTGACAGCCAAGAACTCAAGTTTTGAGAACAATTCCCTTAGGGATGGGCATTTACTGCCTTTAGCTTTAGATCCACTTCTTCCAGCTAGGATAAATTGCAGCTCAGATTTGCTTATGGTACGGCTGTCAACAGGATCGCTTTCTACATTAAACATCCATACAAGGAGCCACAAGTAACCAAGCGATGCAAAGAAGGCAAATGTTCCAGTAATGCCTATGTGTGACATGATGATCGGTGTTGCAAGGAAGCTGATGACGTTTCCAAGATGAAATCCACCCATAGAAATGCCAACAGCCGTGGCACGCTCTTGTGTTGGGAACCACCTGGTTCATGATCAATGTTAGATTGAATCCCAAACTGAAATCTTGTTTGAATGTCAGATTCTGTAGCAGATAGAGTTGGTAACGATGAAAGCAAAACATAAACTGAAATACCAGCAAGATCAGATGAACAATACTTGCATGTACAGTTGAAAGAATTATTCTAGTTACTGAGCTGGCAATTTGGCAAATAGTACAGCTGTTCAATCTCAAATCCAGGTAgttattcttttttttgtttgaatcaTTATAAATTGAGAGATTGATGTGGCTTAAAGAAAGACAACTTAAAAGGCCAATTACAAGCAAATTCAGTCGGTCAAATTTGTTACTCACTTTGGTAAGAAGGTGCTCATTGTCGGAAATGCAACACCTTCTGCTAGGCCAAAGAGTGCACGCACAGCAAGCAACATGATGGTGGAGCGGGAGGCGGCCCAAGGAGTGAGGATTGTAGCCAAGGACCAGAGTGCAGCAGCACCTGCCATCACCTTCTTGCCGCCATATTTGTCTGCCAAAGCTCCTCCAACCATGGATGAGAAAACGTATCCCCACAAAAATGATGACTGCAGAAATGGCGATAAGATTTGACCTCAGATTCAATCAGCCCAATAGCAAGATAACAAGCTGTGTTCATTCAGTGCTAGGCAGCCATGCATACAGGTTTATTGATCTGAGTCTTTAACCAGTTGAAATATTTATCGAGCATTAAGGTGTACATAACGTGGAGTTTTTAGGCCCTGTTCGGATCCGAGTGCTAATGGGTGAAAGTGTTAAACTTTAGCAATAGCTCATGCAAACGGAAGTGCTAATGGTGTGTGTTTAAATTTAACCAAGACTCGAAAACATAAACATGTGTGTGAGTGCTAATATGTGCCAGATAGGGTCTTAGTTGAGTGCTTCTAGTTACTTTTTTTTCCGCAGTATAATCCTCATggttggttaagagagaccttaaggattggaatatctctaaagagatagctttggataagagcgcttggagactagctatcaatgtgcctgaaccttgaacttatttctttcgggtttcatctctagcctaccccaacttgcttgggaaaaaaagctatgttgttgttgttgtataatCCTCATGGTCCCTGTCACTAGGTAAAAACAAGACCCCAACAGCAAGGACGTTCGGACTACTCCAATTATCCAATTCGAATCCTGTCAATATCAGGAGACTTTTGATACCATGTCAATGCTGGCGGTCTATATTGAGAAAGCAAAGATCAACTTTCATTCACAAATTCACCGTGTTCTGGTGAGTGGTGGCATGTTGGTAACTTGGAGCTGCTCCGGGCTGGCACCCTGGCATGTGGCAAGACTGTAGTCTCTGTGAGAGGCTGGCAGAAGCAGAACGGCCGTCTCCCATCGTTGCAGTTCCGCGTGTTTCTAACGCTTCAGTCGTTTTCCGATCGCGTCTGGCACTGACGTGACGAAGCAGAGTTGACTTTGTTGCTCTAAACATTTTGTTCTTCAGCGAGCAGCGAATTTGTTGCTTAATTTCAGAGAAAAGGGGGTCCTTTGCTTTGCGTCTACTTTTCGTCAATGCACGGATGAAAACTAGGGAGAAAGACGGAACGGAAGTTGTAGGCGATCCACCCGTGTGGTTACCTGGACGATTCCGACGAAGGAGCTGGACCATCCGTACTGCGCGGCCATCGGCACGACGGCGACGGACATGACGACCCGGtcggcgttgcaga containing:
- the LOC120665305 gene encoding uncharacterized protein LOC120665305 gives rise to the protein MATTRPARSDPHLPPEEAARLEAEVRGYFDSVAPRRPAKPPRSDPSEDGGTEAGAGDHDLPELRKLRDLEAKPQKLVLDGAGDVDGEEEYGETRYYDGLIGIDKQHHTTGTGFIKVERPNGSAFSVTTNGHSCASFVRCTSNPATNDWIPSADTVIPASNKPSRSDS
- the LOC120665303 gene encoding probable anion transporter 2, chloroplastic, encoding MAPVIRSCVSVKAAASPVRYRSARVGAAGLGTPRSLRICSSSVPLGGDACSDGGRAASISGRGVVVSGGTGSLGGGGPSVRRRDVAASGSASFDGVRPVPVPGAAAVASAVQPAVASAFPERAKVVALVAAIMLICNADRVVMSVAVVPMAAQYGWSSSFVGIVQSSFLWGYVFSSMVGGALADKYGGKKVMAGAAALWSLATILTPWAASRSTIMLLAVRALFGLAEGVAFPTMSTFLPKWFPTQERATAVGISMGGFHLGNVISFLATPIIMSHIGITGTFAFFASLGYLWLLVWMFNVESDPVDSRTISKSELQFILAGRSGSKAKGSKCPSLRELFSKLEFLAVTVANVVNNWGYFVLLSWMPVYFKTVYNVNLKQAAWFSAIPWAVMAMSGYVAGASADFLIKSGFSIGLVRKIMQSIGFMGPGVSLLCLRFAQTPSVAAVLMTTALSLSSFSQAGYFCNVQDIAPKYAGSLHGLTNGIGTVAAIVSTIGAGYFVQWLGSFQAFLTLTAALYFSATVFYNVYATGDLVFD